From the genome of Streptomyces sp. NBC_01260, one region includes:
- a CDS encoding excinuclease ABC subunit UvrA, giving the protein MPTPHDPYVRVRGAREHNLRDVRVDIPRDTLTVFTGVSGSGKSSLAFGTIYAEAQRRYFESVAPYARRLIHQVGAPAVGEITGLPPAVSLEQRRSAPGARSSVGTVTTLSNSLRMLFSRAGTYPEGAERLDSDAFSPNTAAGACPRCHGLGRVHRTTEELLVPDPSLSIRDGAIAAWPGAWQGKNLRDVLDALGHDVDRPWRELDRADREWILFTDEQPVVTVHPVRDAGRIQRPYQGTYMSARRYVMHTFADSRSRALRAKAERFLTSEPCPVCDGGRLRPEAMAVTFAGRTIAELAGLPLTGLAEVLAAAGGDDTARVLTADLLARIEPVTELGLGYLSLDRTAPTLSSGELQRLRLATQLRSGLFGVVYVLDEPSAGLHPADTESLLAVLGRLKEAGNTVFVVEHQMDVVRQADWLVDVGPLAGEHGGRVLHSGPPAGLAEVEESATRRFLFDDAPVPVREVRTPSGWLRLHGVERHNVRGVDAAFPLGVFTAVTGVSGSGKSTLVGQVLADALADRRAPAEAEQPQERPAAGCARAEGLEAVDRLVQVDQKPIGRTPRSNLATYTGLFDVVRKLFAATGTAVERGYRAGRFSFNVAGGRCETCQGEGFVSVELLFLPSTYAPCPDCHGARYNPETLEVTLNGLNIAQVLDLTVESAAGFFAGTATAERSLRTLLDVGLGYLRLGQPATELSGGEAQRIKLAAELQRARRGHTLYLLDEPTTGLHPADVEVLMRQFQGLVDAGSSVVVVEHDMAVVAGADWVIDLGPGGGDLGGRIVATGPPAEVARAEGSRTAAYLRASLHLG; this is encoded by the coding sequence ATGCCCACCCCCCACGATCCGTACGTCAGGGTCCGCGGCGCCCGCGAGCACAACCTCAGGGACGTCCGGGTCGACATCCCGCGCGACACCCTCACCGTCTTCACCGGTGTCTCCGGCTCCGGAAAGTCCTCGCTGGCCTTCGGGACGATCTACGCGGAGGCCCAGCGCCGCTATTTCGAGTCCGTCGCCCCGTACGCCCGGCGGCTGATCCATCAGGTCGGCGCACCCGCGGTGGGTGAGATCACCGGGCTGCCGCCGGCCGTCTCGCTGGAGCAGCGCAGGTCGGCGCCGGGCGCCCGGTCGTCCGTGGGGACGGTGACCACGCTGTCCAACTCCCTGCGGATGCTGTTCTCCCGGGCCGGGACGTATCCGGAGGGCGCCGAGCGCCTGGACTCCGACGCGTTCTCGCCGAACACCGCCGCGGGCGCCTGTCCGCGGTGCCACGGGCTCGGCCGGGTCCACCGCACCACCGAGGAGTTGCTGGTCCCCGATCCCTCGCTGTCGATCCGGGACGGCGCGATCGCCGCCTGGCCGGGGGCGTGGCAGGGCAAGAACCTGCGGGATGTGCTGGACGCCCTGGGCCACGACGTCGACCGGCCGTGGCGTGAGCTCGACCGGGCCGACCGGGAGTGGATCCTGTTCACCGACGAGCAGCCGGTGGTGACCGTCCATCCCGTGCGCGATGCGGGCCGGATCCAACGGCCTTACCAGGGTACGTACATGAGTGCGCGTCGCTATGTGATGCACACGTTCGCCGACTCCAGGAGCCGCGCCCTGCGGGCGAAGGCCGAGCGCTTTTTGACCAGTGAGCCGTGCCCGGTCTGCGACGGCGGTCGGCTGCGGCCGGAGGCGATGGCCGTCACCTTCGCCGGCCGTACGATCGCGGAACTGGCGGGACTCCCGCTGACCGGGCTCGCCGAGGTGCTGGCGGCGGCCGGCGGCGACGACACCGCCCGGGTGCTGACGGCCGATCTGCTGGCCCGGATCGAGCCGGTCACCGAACTGGGTCTCGGCTACCTCAGCCTGGACCGCACGGCTCCGACGCTCTCCTCCGGCGAGCTGCAACGGCTGCGGCTGGCAACGCAGTTGCGTTCGGGGCTGTTCGGCGTCGTCTACGTCCTGGACGAGCCGTCCGCCGGTCTGCACCCGGCGGACACCGAGTCGCTGCTCGCGGTGCTCGGCCGGCTGAAGGAGGCCGGGAACACGGTCTTCGTCGTGGAGCACCAGATGGATGTGGTGCGGCAGGCCGACTGGCTGGTCGATGTGGGGCCGCTGGCCGGTGAGCACGGCGGGCGGGTGCTGCACAGCGGTCCGCCGGCCGGGCTCGCCGAGGTCGAGGAGTCGGCGACGCGGCGCTTCCTCTTCGACGACGCGCCCGTTCCGGTGCGCGAGGTGCGCACACCCTCCGGGTGGCTGCGGCTGCACGGTGTGGAGCGGCACAACGTGCGAGGCGTGGACGCCGCCTTCCCGCTCGGGGTGTTCACCGCCGTCACGGGGGTCTCGGGCTCGGGCAAGTCGACGCTGGTGGGGCAGGTCCTGGCGGACGCCCTGGCCGACCGGCGGGCCCCGGCCGAGGCGGAGCAGCCGCAGGAGCGGCCCGCGGCCGGGTGCGCCCGGGCCGAGGGGCTGGAGGCGGTGGACCGCCTCGTGCAGGTCGACCAGAAGCCCATCGGCCGCACTCCGCGTTCCAACCTGGCCACGTACACCGGGCTCTTCGACGTCGTGCGCAAGCTGTTCGCCGCTACCGGTACGGCAGTTGAGCGCGGCTACCGGGCCGGGCGGTTCTCCTTCAACGTGGCGGGCGGCCGGTGCGAGACCTGCCAGGGTGAGGGGTTCGTCTCCGTGGAGCTGCTCTTCCTGCCCAGTACGTACGCGCCCTGCCCGGACTGCCACGGCGCGCGGTACAACCCGGAGACACTCGAAGTCACCCTGAACGGGCTGAACATCGCCCAGGTGCTGGATCTCACCGTGGAGTCGGCGGCCGGCTTTTTCGCCGGCACGGCCACCGCCGAACGCAGTCTGCGGACCCTGCTCGACGTCGGGCTCGGCTATCTGCGGCTCGGGCAGCCGGCGACGGAGCTGTCCGGCGGTGAGGCACAGCGGATCAAGCTGGCCGCGGAGCTCCAGCGCGCCCGCCGGGGGCACACCCTCTATCTGCTCGACGAGCCGACGACGGGACTGCATCCGGCCGATGTCGAAGTGCTGATGCGGCAGTTTCAAGGGCTGGTCGACGCGGGCAGCAGCGTGGTGGTCGTCGAGCACGACATGGCCGTGGTCGCGGGCGCCGACTGGGTGATCGACCTCGGGCCGGGCGGCGGCGACCTGGGCGGCCGGATCGTGGCGACGGGACCGCCGGCGGAGGTGGCTCGGGCGGAGGGCAGCCGGACGGCGGCGTACCTCCGGGCCTCGCTCCACCTCGGCTGA
- a CDS encoding glycosyl hydrolase family 18 protein → MRRPRTVAAVLSALATTIASAGLVLGSGVGAQAAATAATPLPAHVFAPYFEAYNGDSPAALSQASGAKYLTMAFVQTEAKGSCTPYWNGDSSTPIAQSEFGADFTTIRSRGGDVIPSFGGYAADNGGTEIADSCTSVDSIAAAYEKVITTYDVSRLDMDIEDNSLTNKAGIDRRNQAIKKVQDWAAANGRSVQISYTLPTTTSGLAASGLAVLKSAVANGAQVDVVNLMTFDYYDGASHNMAQDTQTAITGLKGQLAKLYPSKTDAQLWGMTGIIEMPGIDDYGPAETFTTADATAVYNWAVSKGVSTLSFWALQRDNGGCPGTGGSDTCSGIAQDTWYFSHTFAPFTTGGTGPVTDDYSVAVAPGSATVAPGGSATATVSTAVTSGSAKTIALTTSGAPAGVTATLSPTSVTAGGTSALKVTASASAAPGTYKVNVTGAAGTLSHAATFTLTVSGPGGGTGSLVNGDFETGSLGPWTCEPGGSVVSTPVHGGTHALAAAATASQTGECTQTLTLSPNTKYTLSGWVQGSYGYLGVRGGASANTWGSSSGYAKQSVAFTTGSSGAVTVYLHGWYGQGTVYGDDLSVTS, encoded by the coding sequence ATGAGACGTCCAAGAACAGTCGCCGCCGTCCTGAGCGCTCTGGCCACAACCATCGCGTCCGCAGGCCTGGTCCTCGGATCAGGCGTCGGCGCACAGGCCGCCGCGACCGCCGCCACTCCCCTGCCCGCACATGTCTTCGCCCCGTACTTCGAGGCGTACAACGGAGACAGCCCGGCCGCTCTCTCGCAGGCGTCCGGTGCCAAGTACCTGACCATGGCCTTCGTCCAGACCGAGGCCAAGGGTTCCTGCACCCCGTACTGGAACGGCGATTCGAGCACCCCGATCGCCCAGTCCGAGTTCGGCGCCGACTTCACGACCATCCGGTCGCGCGGCGGCGATGTGATTCCGTCGTTCGGCGGGTACGCGGCCGACAACGGCGGCACCGAGATCGCCGACAGCTGTACGAGCGTCGACTCCATCGCCGCCGCGTACGAGAAGGTCATCACGACCTACGATGTGTCCCGCCTCGACATGGACATCGAGGACAACTCGCTCACCAACAAGGCCGGGATCGACCGCCGGAACCAGGCGATCAAGAAGGTCCAGGACTGGGCCGCCGCCAACGGCCGCTCGGTGCAGATCTCGTACACCCTGCCCACCACGACCAGCGGGCTGGCCGCCAGCGGGCTCGCCGTGCTGAAGAGCGCGGTGGCCAACGGGGCCCAGGTCGACGTCGTGAACCTCATGACGTTCGACTACTACGACGGCGCCTCGCACAACATGGCCCAGGACACCCAGACGGCCATCACCGGCCTGAAGGGCCAGCTGGCCAAGCTCTACCCGTCGAAGACCGACGCGCAGCTGTGGGGCATGACCGGCATCATCGAGATGCCGGGCATCGACGACTACGGCCCGGCCGAGACCTTCACCACGGCCGACGCCACCGCCGTCTACAACTGGGCCGTCTCCAAGGGCGTCAGCACCCTGTCGTTCTGGGCTCTGCAGCGCGACAACGGCGGCTGCCCCGGCACCGGGGGCAGCGACACCTGCTCCGGGATCGCGCAGGACACCTGGTACTTCAGCCACACCTTCGCGCCCTTCACCACCGGCGGCACCGGCCCGGTGACGGACGACTACTCGGTGGCCGTGGCACCCGGTTCGGCGACGGTCGCCCCCGGCGGGTCGGCCACGGCGACCGTGAGCACCGCGGTCACCTCCGGCAGCGCCAAGACCATCGCGCTGACGACGAGCGGGGCGCCGGCCGGTGTGACGGCCACGCTCAGCCCGACGTCGGTCACCGCGGGCGGGACGTCGGCGCTGAAGGTCACCGCCTCGGCGTCGGCGGCGCCCGGCACGTACAAGGTCAATGTGACCGGTGCGGCGGGCACGCTCAGCCACGCGGCGACCTTCACGCTGACCGTCTCCGGTCCCGGGGGCGGCACCGGATCGCTGGTGAACGGCGACTTCGAGACGGGCTCGCTCGGCCCCTGGACCTGTGAGCCCGGTGGCTCGGTCGTCTCCACCCCGGTGCACGGCGGCACGCACGCGCTTGCCGCCGCGGCCACCGCGTCGCAGACGGGCGAGTGCACGCAGACGCTCACCCTGTCCCCCAACACCAAGTACACGCTCAGCGGTTGGGTGCAGGGCAGCTACGGCTACCTCGGTGTCCGGGGCGGTGCCTCGGCGAACACCTGGGGCTCGTCCAGCGGTTACGCCAAGCAGTCGGTGGCCTTCACCACCGGGTCCAGCGGTGCGGTGACGGTCTATCTGCACGGCTGGTACGGACAGGGCACGGTCTACGGTGACGATCTCTCCGTAACGTCCTGA